One window of the Diospyros lotus cultivar Yz01 chromosome 12, ASM1463336v1, whole genome shotgun sequence genome contains the following:
- the LOC127787626 gene encoding uncharacterized protein LOC127787626 gives MANYGTTTVHRSTASPAAAAAASTPTDYAKHSTRRNLSNFKFTIPFDIPSSPEAAAVRIIGNLTYFQSYYLIFVWSILVITLLPAREDSLKILMAITVVACLFFLLLRSHPLVIEKLLVLALFAVVTVVAMILTDATIHFFATLAGSMPVILVHAVLRIRDDRFSDHEVSAAGDLAPLVNKTAGETEPEALV, from the coding sequence ATGGCTAACTACGGCACCACCACGGTTCACCGATCAACAGCGTCTCCAGCGGCGGCGGCCGCTGCTAGTACTCCAACCGATTATGCAAAGCATTCGACGCGAAGGAACCTGAGCAATTTCAAGTTCACGATCCCCTTCGACATCCCTTCCTCTCCGGAAGCGGCAGCCGTTCGGATCATCGGAAACTTGACCTACTTCCAGTCGTACTACTTGATCTTCGTCTGGTCGATCCTCGTCATCACTCTCTTGCCGGCGCGCGAGGACTCGCTGAAGATTCTGATGGCGATCACCGTCGTGGCGTGCCTGTTCTTTTTGCTGCTGCGATCGCATCCCCTGGTGATCGAGAAACTACTGGTTCTGGCCTTATTCGCCGTCGTCACCGTGGTGGCGATGATCTTGACCGACGCCACCATTCACTTCTTCGCGACTCTAGCGGGATCGATGCCTGTTATTTTGGTTCACGCCGTCTTGAGGATCAGAGACGATCGATTTTCCGACCACGAGGTCAGTGCCGCCGGCGATTTGGCGCCTCTTGTAAACAAGACGGCCGGAGAGACTGAGCCGGAGGCTCTGGTGTGA